A genomic window from Canis lupus dingo isolate Sandy chromosome 13, ASM325472v2, whole genome shotgun sequence includes:
- the TMEM249 gene encoding cation channel sperm-associated auxiliary subunit TMEM249, which translates to MGYWRDPEPGAWAACGSPADPLCPTQAPKGRASGLPTTSGGKRFQLWALGLFCTQRHLAKRLKNNSFYPFTQQQPNVFVLEYYLDTLWKGTLLFVVCLLLVSFGVVSQVRKQETWGFPACGLAVGLWLMISSLARRRLVLNHARGTYHFSIQGRTVCQGPMHLVYVRLALSSDAYGRCFFQLVLCGHKLEPLVLVQLSERYEQMEYLGRHIARKLNINYFDCLATSYRHVVRHWPLGAAFSPGIVQRKTRTYDKRDSQSDLDLDLDV; encoded by the exons ATGGG GTACTGGCGTGACCCTGAGCCCGGGGCGTGGGCGGCCTGCGGGAGCCCCGCTGACCCTCTGTGCCCAACGCAGGCCCCCAAGGGCCGGGCTAGCGGCCTGCCCACGACCTCCGGAGGCAAGCGCTTCCAGCTCTGGGCCCTGGGGCTCTTCTGCACCCAGCGCCACCTGGCCAAGCGCCTGAAGAACAACAGCTTCTACCCGTTCACACAGCAGCAGCCCAACG TCTTCGTGCTCGAGTACTACCTGGACACCCTGTGGAAGGGCACGCTGCTCTTCGTCGTCTGCCTCCTCCTCGTCAGCTTCGGCGTGGTGAGCCAG GTGCGGAAGCAGGAGACTTGGGGCTTCCCCGCGTGCGGCCTGGCCGTGGGCCTGTGGCTCATGATTTCGTCTTTGGCGCGGCGCCGCCTGGTGCTGAACCACGCGCGGGGCACGTACCACTTCTCCATCCAGGGCCGCACCGTGTGTCAGGGCCCTATGCACCTGGTCTACGTGCGCCTGGCGCTCAGCTCCGACG CCTACGGAAGGTGCTTCTTCCAGCTGGTTCTGTGCGGCCACAAACTAGAGCCGCTGGTGCTGGTGCAGCTGTCAGAGCGCTACGAG CAGATGGAATACCTGGGCCGTCACATTGCCCGGAAGCTCAACATTAACTACTTTGACTGCCTGGCCACGTCCTACCGCCACGTGGTCCGCCACTGGCCGCTgggggccgccttcagcccgggcatCGTGCAGCGCAAGACCCGCACGTACGACAAGCGGGACTCCCAGTCCGACCTGGACCTGGACCTGGACGTGTGA
- the FBXL6 gene encoding F-box/LRR-repeat protein 6 isoform X3 encodes MAAGAARRARRRVRGAQPAGERARSAEDWWWDQLAPSGSGYHLLQSDSMLLVLPGPGPARPRVHRRAARRAQRQPAPAPRAPGAKARPRMAPAPEPPPGPDPGWGDRIPLEILLQIFGLLVAADGPVPFLGRAARVCRRWHQAASQPALWHTVTLSPSPAGRLAKSEAKAEKKLLASLEWLMPNRFSQLQRLTLIHWKSQVHPVLKLVSESCPRLTFLKLSDCHGVTSDTLIMLAKACPQLHSLDIQHSMVESTAVVSFLEEAGPRMRKLWLTYSSQTTAILGALLGSCCPQLQVLEVLRLLNLMWLPKPSGRVVTPGPGFPSLEELCLAGSTCNFVSNEALGRLLHGSPNLRLLDLRGCARITPAGLHDLPCQELEQLHLGLYGTSDRLTLAKEGSHLLTQKWCHTLRELDLSGQGFSEKDLEQALAAFSATRGGSHPALCSVNLRGTRVTPSTVSSVISSCPGLLYLNLESCRCLPRGLKRAYRGQEEVQWCLEQLLTSLPSSS; translated from the exons ATGGCTGCCGGGGCGGCGCGACGGGCCCGGCGCCGGGTTCGGGGCGCGCAGCCGGCCGGGGAGCGGGCTCGCTCGGCCGAGGACTGGTGGTGGGACCAGCTGGCGCCGAGCGGCTCCGGGTACCACCTGCTGCAGTCGGACAGCATGCTGCTGGTGCTGCCGGGCCCGGGGCCTGCCCGTCCCCGCGTGCACCggcgcgccgcccgccgcgctcAGCGGCagccggcccccgcgccccgcgccccgggcgccAAGGCCAGGCCTAGAATGGCGCCcgccccggagccgccgccgggGCCCGACCCGGGCTGGGGCGACCGCATCCCCCTGGAAATTCTCCTGCAGATCTTCGGGCTGCTGGTGGCGGCCGATGGGCCCGTGCCCTTCCTCGGCAG GGCTGCTCGCGTGTGCCGCCGCTGGCACCAGGCGGCCTCCCAGCCTGCGCTCTGGCACACCGTGACCCTGTCACCGTCGCCGGCTGGCCGCCTCGCCAAGAGTGAAGCCAAGGCCGAGAAGAAGCTTCTCGCCTCCCTGGAGTGGCTTATGCCCAATCG GTTCTCGCAGCTCCAGAGGCTGACCCTCATCCACTGGAAGTCCCAGGTACACCCCGTGTTGAAG CTGGTTAGCGAGTCCTGTCCTCGGCTCACCTTCCTCAAGCTTTCCGATTGCCATGGTGTAACCTCTGACACTCTGATTATGCTAGCCAAAGCCTGCCCTCAGCTCCACAGCCTGGACATACAGCACTCCATG GTGGAGTCCACAGCCGTGGTGAGCTTCTTGGAGGAGGCAGGGCCCCGAATGCGCAAGTTGTGGCTGACCTACAGCTCCCAGACAACAGCCATCCTGGGTGCGCTTCTG GGCAGCTGTTGCCCCCAGCTCCAGGTCCTGGAG GTGCTGCGGCTCCTAAACCTGATGTGGCTGCCCAAGCCTTCCGGGCGAGTGGTGACTCCTGGCCCAGGCTTCCCCAGCCTTGAGGAGCTCTGCCTCGCCGGTTCCACCTGCAACTTTGTAAGCAACGAGGCCCTGGGCCGCCTGCTCCACGGCTCCCCTAACCTGCGCCTGCTGGATCTTCGTGGCTGTGCCCGCATCACACCTGCCGGCCTGCACGATCTGCCGTGTCAGG AGCTAGAACAGCTTCACTTGGGTCTTTATGGCACGTCAGATCGCTTGACTCTAGCCAAAGAGGGCAGCCACCTGTTGACTCAGAAGTGGTGCCACACTCTGCGGGAACTGGACTTGAGTGGCCAGGGCTTCAGTGAGAAAGACCTGGAGCAGGCCTTGGCTGCCTTCTCAGCCACCCGTGGGGGCTCACACCCAGCCCTATGCTCTGTCAACCTCAGGGGCACTCGGGTCACACCAAGCACAGTCAG CTCTGTCATCAGCAGCTGCCCAGGCCTGCTCTATCTCAACCTGGAGTCCTGCCGCTGCCTTCCTCGGGGCCTGAAGCGGGCCTACCGAGGCCAGGAGGAAGTCCAGTGGTGCCTGGAGCAGCTGCTcaccagcctcccctcctccagctaG
- the FBXL6 gene encoding F-box/LRR-repeat protein 6 isoform X1 — translation MAAGAARRARRRVRGAQPAGERARSAEDWWWDQLAPSGSGYHLLQSDSMLLVLPGPGPARPRVHRRAARRAQRQPAPAPRAPGAKARPRMAPAPEPPPGPDPGWGDRIPLEILLQIFGLLVAADGPVPFLGRAARVCRRWHQAASQPALWHTVTLSPSPAGRLAKSEAKAEKKLLASLEWLMPNRFSQLQRLTLIHWKSQVHPVLKLVSESCPRLTFLKLSDCHGVTSDTLIMLAKACPQLHSLDIQHSMVESTAVVSFLEEAGPRMRKLWLTYSSQTTAILGALLGSCCPQLQVLEVSTGINRSSTPLQLPVEGLQKGCPQLQVLRLLNLMWLPKPSGRVVTPGPGFPSLEELCLAGSTCNFVSNEALGRLLHGSPNLRLLDLRGCARITPAGLHDLPCQELEQLHLGLYGTSDRLTLAKEGSHLLTQKWCHTLRELDLSGQGFSEKDLEQALAAFSATRGGSHPALCSVNLRGTRVTPSTVSSVISSCPGLLYLNLESCRCLPRGLKRAYRGQEEVQWCLEQLLTSLPSSS, via the exons ATGGCTGCCGGGGCGGCGCGACGGGCCCGGCGCCGGGTTCGGGGCGCGCAGCCGGCCGGGGAGCGGGCTCGCTCGGCCGAGGACTGGTGGTGGGACCAGCTGGCGCCGAGCGGCTCCGGGTACCACCTGCTGCAGTCGGACAGCATGCTGCTGGTGCTGCCGGGCCCGGGGCCTGCCCGTCCCCGCGTGCACCggcgcgccgcccgccgcgctcAGCGGCagccggcccccgcgccccgcgccccgggcgccAAGGCCAGGCCTAGAATGGCGCCcgccccggagccgccgccgggGCCCGACCCGGGCTGGGGCGACCGCATCCCCCTGGAAATTCTCCTGCAGATCTTCGGGCTGCTGGTGGCGGCCGATGGGCCCGTGCCCTTCCTCGGCAG GGCTGCTCGCGTGTGCCGCCGCTGGCACCAGGCGGCCTCCCAGCCTGCGCTCTGGCACACCGTGACCCTGTCACCGTCGCCGGCTGGCCGCCTCGCCAAGAGTGAAGCCAAGGCCGAGAAGAAGCTTCTCGCCTCCCTGGAGTGGCTTATGCCCAATCG GTTCTCGCAGCTCCAGAGGCTGACCCTCATCCACTGGAAGTCCCAGGTACACCCCGTGTTGAAG CTGGTTAGCGAGTCCTGTCCTCGGCTCACCTTCCTCAAGCTTTCCGATTGCCATGGTGTAACCTCTGACACTCTGATTATGCTAGCCAAAGCCTGCCCTCAGCTCCACAGCCTGGACATACAGCACTCCATG GTGGAGTCCACAGCCGTGGTGAGCTTCTTGGAGGAGGCAGGGCCCCGAATGCGCAAGTTGTGGCTGACCTACAGCTCCCAGACAACAGCCATCCTGGGTGCGCTTCTG GGCAGCTGTTGCCCCCAGCTCCAGGTCCTGGAGGTGAGCACCGGCATCAACCGCAGCAGCACTCCTCTCCAGCTGCCTGTTGAGGGGCTGCAGAAGGGCTGCCCCCAGCTGCAG GTGCTGCGGCTCCTAAACCTGATGTGGCTGCCCAAGCCTTCCGGGCGAGTGGTGACTCCTGGCCCAGGCTTCCCCAGCCTTGAGGAGCTCTGCCTCGCCGGTTCCACCTGCAACTTTGTAAGCAACGAGGCCCTGGGCCGCCTGCTCCACGGCTCCCCTAACCTGCGCCTGCTGGATCTTCGTGGCTGTGCCCGCATCACACCTGCCGGCCTGCACGATCTGCCGTGTCAGG AGCTAGAACAGCTTCACTTGGGTCTTTATGGCACGTCAGATCGCTTGACTCTAGCCAAAGAGGGCAGCCACCTGTTGACTCAGAAGTGGTGCCACACTCTGCGGGAACTGGACTTGAGTGGCCAGGGCTTCAGTGAGAAAGACCTGGAGCAGGCCTTGGCTGCCTTCTCAGCCACCCGTGGGGGCTCACACCCAGCCCTATGCTCTGTCAACCTCAGGGGCACTCGGGTCACACCAAGCACAGTCAG CTCTGTCATCAGCAGCTGCCCAGGCCTGCTCTATCTCAACCTGGAGTCCTGCCGCTGCCTTCCTCGGGGCCTGAAGCGGGCCTACCGAGGCCAGGAGGAAGTCCAGTGGTGCCTGGAGCAGCTGCTcaccagcctcccctcctccagctaG
- the FBXL6 gene encoding F-box/LRR-repeat protein 6 isoform X2, with amino-acid sequence MAAGAARRARRRVRGAQPAGERARSAEDWWWDQLAPSGSGYHLLQSDSMLLVLPGPGPARPRVHRRAARRAQRQPAPAPRAPGAKARPRMAPAPEPPPGPDPGWGDRIPLEILLQIFGLLVAADGPVPFLGRAARVCRRWHQAASQPALWHTVTLSPSPAGRLAKSEAKAEKKLLASLEWLMPNRFSQLQRLTLIHWKSQLVSESCPRLTFLKLSDCHGVTSDTLIMLAKACPQLHSLDIQHSMVESTAVVSFLEEAGPRMRKLWLTYSSQTTAILGALLGSCCPQLQVLEVSTGINRSSTPLQLPVEGLQKGCPQLQVLRLLNLMWLPKPSGRVVTPGPGFPSLEELCLAGSTCNFVSNEALGRLLHGSPNLRLLDLRGCARITPAGLHDLPCQELEQLHLGLYGTSDRLTLAKEGSHLLTQKWCHTLRELDLSGQGFSEKDLEQALAAFSATRGGSHPALCSVNLRGTRVTPSTVSSVISSCPGLLYLNLESCRCLPRGLKRAYRGQEEVQWCLEQLLTSLPSSS; translated from the exons ATGGCTGCCGGGGCGGCGCGACGGGCCCGGCGCCGGGTTCGGGGCGCGCAGCCGGCCGGGGAGCGGGCTCGCTCGGCCGAGGACTGGTGGTGGGACCAGCTGGCGCCGAGCGGCTCCGGGTACCACCTGCTGCAGTCGGACAGCATGCTGCTGGTGCTGCCGGGCCCGGGGCCTGCCCGTCCCCGCGTGCACCggcgcgccgcccgccgcgctcAGCGGCagccggcccccgcgccccgcgccccgggcgccAAGGCCAGGCCTAGAATGGCGCCcgccccggagccgccgccgggGCCCGACCCGGGCTGGGGCGACCGCATCCCCCTGGAAATTCTCCTGCAGATCTTCGGGCTGCTGGTGGCGGCCGATGGGCCCGTGCCCTTCCTCGGCAG GGCTGCTCGCGTGTGCCGCCGCTGGCACCAGGCGGCCTCCCAGCCTGCGCTCTGGCACACCGTGACCCTGTCACCGTCGCCGGCTGGCCGCCTCGCCAAGAGTGAAGCCAAGGCCGAGAAGAAGCTTCTCGCCTCCCTGGAGTGGCTTATGCCCAATCG GTTCTCGCAGCTCCAGAGGCTGACCCTCATCCACTGGAAGTCCCAG CTGGTTAGCGAGTCCTGTCCTCGGCTCACCTTCCTCAAGCTTTCCGATTGCCATGGTGTAACCTCTGACACTCTGATTATGCTAGCCAAAGCCTGCCCTCAGCTCCACAGCCTGGACATACAGCACTCCATG GTGGAGTCCACAGCCGTGGTGAGCTTCTTGGAGGAGGCAGGGCCCCGAATGCGCAAGTTGTGGCTGACCTACAGCTCCCAGACAACAGCCATCCTGGGTGCGCTTCTG GGCAGCTGTTGCCCCCAGCTCCAGGTCCTGGAGGTGAGCACCGGCATCAACCGCAGCAGCACTCCTCTCCAGCTGCCTGTTGAGGGGCTGCAGAAGGGCTGCCCCCAGCTGCAG GTGCTGCGGCTCCTAAACCTGATGTGGCTGCCCAAGCCTTCCGGGCGAGTGGTGACTCCTGGCCCAGGCTTCCCCAGCCTTGAGGAGCTCTGCCTCGCCGGTTCCACCTGCAACTTTGTAAGCAACGAGGCCCTGGGCCGCCTGCTCCACGGCTCCCCTAACCTGCGCCTGCTGGATCTTCGTGGCTGTGCCCGCATCACACCTGCCGGCCTGCACGATCTGCCGTGTCAGG AGCTAGAACAGCTTCACTTGGGTCTTTATGGCACGTCAGATCGCTTGACTCTAGCCAAAGAGGGCAGCCACCTGTTGACTCAGAAGTGGTGCCACACTCTGCGGGAACTGGACTTGAGTGGCCAGGGCTTCAGTGAGAAAGACCTGGAGCAGGCCTTGGCTGCCTTCTCAGCCACCCGTGGGGGCTCACACCCAGCCCTATGCTCTGTCAACCTCAGGGGCACTCGGGTCACACCAAGCACAGTCAG CTCTGTCATCAGCAGCTGCCCAGGCCTGCTCTATCTCAACCTGGAGTCCTGCCGCTGCCTTCCTCGGGGCCTGAAGCGGGCCTACCGAGGCCAGGAGGAAGTCCAGTGGTGCCTGGAGCAGCTGCTcaccagcctcccctcctccagctaG
- the SLC52A2 gene encoding solute carrier family 52, riboflavin transporter, member 2 isoform X3, whose translation MAAPPLGRLLSTHLLVALFGMGSWAAINGIWVELPVVVKDLPEGWSLPSYLSVLVALGNLGLLLVTLWRRLAPGKSERVPIQGLLLLLPSPPSASTAGLGSDLRVRTPGVEEEEEEEEASPLQESPNQAAGAPPSPDPDAHRLLSVHSACLLGLLAITNALTNGVLPSVQSFSCLPYGRLAYHLAVVLGSAANPLACFLAMGVLCRSLAGLGGLSVLGMLFGSYLMALAILSPCPPLVGTSAGVVLVVLSWVLCSGVFSYVKVAASSLLHGGGRPALLAAGVAIQVGSLLGAVAMFPPTSIYHVFRSGKDCVDQCGS comes from the exons ATGGCAGCACCCCCGCTGGGCCGCCTCTTGTCGACACACCTGCTGGTGGCCCTCTTTGGCATGGGCTCTTGGGCTGCCATCAACGGGATCTGGGTGGAGCTGCCCGTGGTGGTGAAAGACCTTCCCGAGG GTTGGAGTCTGCCGTCCTATCTGTCTGTGCTGGTGGCGCTGGGGAACCTGGGTCTGTTGTTGGTGACTCTGTGGAGGCGGCTGGCTCCGGGCAAGAGCGAGCGGGTCCCCATTCAG GGTCTGCTGCTGTTGTTGCCATCACCGCCATCTGCATCCACAGCAGGTCTGGGGTCTGACCTGCGGGTGAGGACCCcaggagtggaggaggaggaggaggaggaagaggcttcACCGCTGCAGGAGTCACCGAACCAAGCAGCAGGCGCCCCTCCCAGCCCAGACCCTGACGCCCATCGGCTGCTCTCCGTCCACAGTGCCTGCCTGCTGGGCCTGCTGGCCATCACCAATGCACTGACCAACGGTGTGTTGCCTTCCGTGCAGAGCTTTTCCTGCTTGCCCTATGGCCGCCTGGCCTACCACTTGGCAGTGGTGTTGGGCAGCGCCGCCAACCCTCTCGCCTGCTTTCTGGCCATGGGCGTGCTATGCAG GTCTCTGGCAGGGCTGGGTGGtctctctgtgctgggcatgctCTTTGGGTCCTACCTGATGGCACTGGCAATCCTGAGCCCTTGCCCGCCCTTGGTGGGCACCTCTGCAGGGGTGGTCCTTGTG GTGCTGTCATGGGTACTGTGTTCGGGTGTGTTTTCCTACGTGAAGGTGGCCGCGAGCTCCTTGCTGCACGGTGGCGGCCGGCCGGCGCTGCTGGCAGCTGGAGTGGCCATccaggtgggctccctgctcggtgctGTCGCCATGTTTCCTCCCACCAGCATCTATCACGTGTTCCGCAGCGGGAAGGACTGTGTGGACCAGTGTGGCTCCTAA
- the SLC52A2 gene encoding solute carrier family 52, riboflavin transporter, member 2 isoform X1, whose amino-acid sequence MAAPPLGRLLSTHLLVALFGMGSWAAINGIWVELPVVVKDLPEGWSLPSYLSVLVALGNLGLLLVTLWRRLAPGKSERVPIQVVQALSVVGTALLAPLWHHVAPIAGQLHSVAFLTLASVLALACCASNVTFLPFLSHLPPPFLRSFFLGQGLSALLPCVLALLQGVGHLECLPASSNGTLWLPNDFPERFPASTFFWVLTALLVTSAAAFQGLLLLLPSPPSASTAGLGSDLRVRTPGVEEEEEEEEASPLQESPNQAAGAPPSPDPDAHRLLSVHSACLLGLLAITNALTNGVLPSVQSFSCLPYGRLAYHLAVVLGSAANPLACFLAMGVLCRAGWSLCAGHALWVLPDGTGNPEPLPALGGHLCRGGPCGAVMGTVFGCVFLREGGRELLAARWRPAGAAGSWSGHPGGLPARCCRHVSSHQHLSRVPQREGLCGPVWLLSLGG is encoded by the exons ATGGCAGCACCCCCGCTGGGCCGCCTCTTGTCGACACACCTGCTGGTGGCCCTCTTTGGCATGGGCTCTTGGGCTGCCATCAACGGGATCTGGGTGGAGCTGCCCGTGGTGGTGAAAGACCTTCCCGAGG GTTGGAGTCTGCCGTCCTATCTGTCTGTGCTGGTGGCGCTGGGGAACCTGGGTCTGTTGTTGGTGACTCTGTGGAGGCGGCTGGCTCCGGGCAAGAGCGAGCGGGTCCCCATTCAGGTGGTACAGGCGCTGAGCGTTGTGGGCACAGCCCTGCTGGCCCCACTGTGGCACCACGTGGCCCCCATAGCGGGGCAGCTCCACTCCGTGGCCTTCCTGACGCTGGCCTCCGTGCTGGCCCTGGCCTGCTGTGCCTCTAATGTCACCTTCCTGCCCTTCCTGAGCCACCTGCCACCTCCCTTCCTGCGCTCCTTCTTCCTGGGTCAGGGCCTCAGCGCCCTGCTGCCCTGTGTGCTGGCCCTACTGCAAGGCGTAGGCCACCTCGAATGTCTGCCAGCTTCTTCCAATGGCACCCTCTGGCTCCCCAACGACTTCCCAGAGCGTTTTCCCGCCAGCACCTTTTTCTGGGTGCTGACCGCTCTTCTGGTCACTTCGGCTGCTGCCTTCCAGGGTCTGCTGCTGTTGTTGCCATCACCGCCATCTGCATCCACAGCAGGTCTGGGGTCTGACCTGCGGGTGAGGACCCcaggagtggaggaggaggaggaggaggaagaggcttcACCGCTGCAGGAGTCACCGAACCAAGCAGCAGGCGCCCCTCCCAGCCCAGACCCTGACGCCCATCGGCTGCTCTCCGTCCACAGTGCCTGCCTGCTGGGCCTGCTGGCCATCACCAATGCACTGACCAACGGTGTGTTGCCTTCCGTGCAGAGCTTTTCCTGCTTGCCCTATGGCCGCCTGGCCTACCACTTGGCAGTGGTGTTGGGCAGCGCCGCCAACCCTCTCGCCTGCTTTCTGGCCATGGGCGTGCTATGCAG GGCTGGGTGGtctctctgtgctgggcatgctCTTTGGGTCCTACCTGATGGCACTGGCAATCCTGAGCCCTTGCCCGCCCTTGGTGGGCACCTCTGCAGGGGTGGTCCTTGTG GTGCTGTCATGGGTACTGTGTTCGGGTGTGTTTTCCTACGTGAAGGTGGCCGCGAGCTCCTTGCTGCACGGTGGCGGCCGGCCGGCGCTGCTGGCAGCTGGAGTGGCCATccaggtgggctccctgctcggtgctGTCGCCATGTTTCCTCCCACCAGCATCTATCACGTGTTCCGCAGCGGGAAGGACTGTGTGGACCAGTGTGGCTCCTAAGCCTGGGTGGATAG
- the SLC52A2 gene encoding solute carrier family 52, riboflavin transporter, member 2 isoform X2: protein MAAPPLGRLLSTHLLVALFGMGSWAAINGIWVELPVVVKDLPEGWSLPSYLSVLVALGNLGLLLVTLWRRLAPGKSERVPIQVVQALSVVGTALLAPLWHHVAPIAGQLHSVAFLTLASVLALACCASNVTFLPFLSHLPPPFLRSFFLGQGLSALLPCVLALLQGVGHLECLPASSNGTLWLPNDFPERFPASTFFWVLTALLVTSAAAFQGLLLLLPSPPSASTAGLGSDLRVRTPGVEEEEEEEEASPLQESPNQAAGAPPSPDPDAHRLLSVHSACLLGLLAITNALTNGVLPSVQSFSCLPYGRLAYHLAVVLGSAANPLACFLAMGVLCRSLAGLGGLSVLGMLFGSYLMALAILSPCPPLVGTSAGVVLVVLSWVLCSGVFSYVKVAASSLLHGGGRPALLAAGVAIQVGSLLGAVAMFPPTSIYHVFRSGKDCVDQCGS, encoded by the exons ATGGCAGCACCCCCGCTGGGCCGCCTCTTGTCGACACACCTGCTGGTGGCCCTCTTTGGCATGGGCTCTTGGGCTGCCATCAACGGGATCTGGGTGGAGCTGCCCGTGGTGGTGAAAGACCTTCCCGAGG GTTGGAGTCTGCCGTCCTATCTGTCTGTGCTGGTGGCGCTGGGGAACCTGGGTCTGTTGTTGGTGACTCTGTGGAGGCGGCTGGCTCCGGGCAAGAGCGAGCGGGTCCCCATTCAGGTGGTACAGGCGCTGAGCGTTGTGGGCACAGCCCTGCTGGCCCCACTGTGGCACCACGTGGCCCCCATAGCGGGGCAGCTCCACTCCGTGGCCTTCCTGACGCTGGCCTCCGTGCTGGCCCTGGCCTGCTGTGCCTCTAATGTCACCTTCCTGCCCTTCCTGAGCCACCTGCCACCTCCCTTCCTGCGCTCCTTCTTCCTGGGTCAGGGCCTCAGCGCCCTGCTGCCCTGTGTGCTGGCCCTACTGCAAGGCGTAGGCCACCTCGAATGTCTGCCAGCTTCTTCCAATGGCACCCTCTGGCTCCCCAACGACTTCCCAGAGCGTTTTCCCGCCAGCACCTTTTTCTGGGTGCTGACCGCTCTTCTGGTCACTTCGGCTGCTGCCTTCCAGGGTCTGCTGCTGTTGTTGCCATCACCGCCATCTGCATCCACAGCAGGTCTGGGGTCTGACCTGCGGGTGAGGACCCcaggagtggaggaggaggaggaggaggaagaggcttcACCGCTGCAGGAGTCACCGAACCAAGCAGCAGGCGCCCCTCCCAGCCCAGACCCTGACGCCCATCGGCTGCTCTCCGTCCACAGTGCCTGCCTGCTGGGCCTGCTGGCCATCACCAATGCACTGACCAACGGTGTGTTGCCTTCCGTGCAGAGCTTTTCCTGCTTGCCCTATGGCCGCCTGGCCTACCACTTGGCAGTGGTGTTGGGCAGCGCCGCCAACCCTCTCGCCTGCTTTCTGGCCATGGGCGTGCTATGCAG GTCTCTGGCAGGGCTGGGTGGtctctctgtgctgggcatgctCTTTGGGTCCTACCTGATGGCACTGGCAATCCTGAGCCCTTGCCCGCCCTTGGTGGGCACCTCTGCAGGGGTGGTCCTTGTG GTGCTGTCATGGGTACTGTGTTCGGGTGTGTTTTCCTACGTGAAGGTGGCCGCGAGCTCCTTGCTGCACGGTGGCGGCCGGCCGGCGCTGCTGGCAGCTGGAGTGGCCATccaggtgggctccctgctcggtgctGTCGCCATGTTTCCTCCCACCAGCATCTATCACGTGTTCCGCAGCGGGAAGGACTGTGTGGACCAGTGTGGCTCCTAA